The genomic window GATCGACCCCACGGACCGCATCGCCAGCGCCGTCCAGGTATCGGTCAGGTCCTGCACCGTGGCGCCGTAGTAGACCCACTCCGCCGCCGACGCCGGCAGGATCCGCTGCAGCCCGCGGATCAGCCCGAGCGTCGAATGGCCGGTGCGGCGCGTCTCGGAGGCCACGAAGGACAGGTCGAGCCGATCTGCCACGGCCCCGGTCCGGATCGCCTGGGCGGCTTCGGCTGGCACGATGCCCAGCTCGGCCTGCGCATCGGCCAGGGCCACCAGGATGGCCAGCCAGGAACGCAGCCGGGCAGACTCATCGAGGATCGCCCTGGCCTCCTCGGTGCCCCACAGGTGCCGGTACAGGGTGGAGTCGATCACGACGGCGCCCAGGTCGGCTCGACCGCGGCGACCATGGTCTCGATGCCGGCTCGCACCTCAGCCAGGGTCGCGCCCCAGGGCACCCGCACCACCAGGCCGTCCCGCTCGATCCTGTCCTCGAGCTGGCAGCACTTGGTCAGCACGGGACCGCCGCCGGGGATGACCAGTTCGTGTGGGCACATCTCCAGGTACGGCGGGTCGTCCCCGTAGAAGTGGCGGTGGATCTCCCGGGAGCGCTCGCAGCCGACCAGCACCCAGTCCCGCCGTGGCGGCCGCTCGTCGAGGTAGAAGACCTCACTGCCCTCGGGCGCGGCGCCCGAGCCGCGGCACGGGTAGAGATACCGGCGGGAGGGGCGCTGCCGGGCCAACGCCACGATGTCGACGACCTCCGGCACGAGCTGGACCGGCGGCAGATCCTCGGCCACCTCCAGCACGCGCCGCGCCTGGTCGAGCAGCTTGGGGGGATGCGGCGGCGCAACCTCAACGACCCGCAGTCGGATCGGCTCGGCATCGAGGATGAAGCTCACGTGCTCGTACCGGCCCTGGACGATGACGCAGCGCGCGTCCGGGGCGGCCGCGAGGGCTTCCCGGCAGATCTGCGTGGGCACGCCGGCATCCACCTCCGGGCTGGTGAGCCAGGCGGACTCGTCGGGGCCGGCCAGCACCTCGACGTCCGTGATCGGTGAGAACAGCGGCTCCTCCGAAGCCTTCGCGACCTTGAGCAGCGCGACGCCATCCCGGCCGCGGACGACGATGTAACGCGTCCGCCGGTACGCCTCGCGGCCAAGAAAGCGCTCCCTCAGCCGCTCCGCGACCAGCGGCAGGTCCACGCTGGTGACAGCCACCTCGCGGTACCTCGACGGCATCAGGTTGGCCACCCGGCTCACCACCCCACCCCCATGACCCCCCTGTCTCCCGGCTCACGCGTCGGCCGTGGCATCCTTCACGCTCCCCGGGGCGGCCATGGCGATGGTGTCGGCTCGAAGGCCGAGGCGAAGGGCCTCCACGGCGAACACCTCGTTGTGGGTGACGTTGCCGAGGTTGACGTTGGCGCCGAAGCGCCGGATCAGCCAGGCCTGCTGCTCCTTCCGCGGGGCCTCGAAGACGACCCGCGAGAGCCCCACGGCCTCCGCCACGAACTCGACCACCTCGGTGCGGATCCGGCCATCGTCCTCGTACAGACCCACGGTCCCCGATTCACGACCCTCGGCCAGCGCCCAGGTGGCGCCCGCGTCGAGGTCGCCGCACATCTCCTCGGCCCACGCCTTCCCGGACACCTCGGCCGTCGGTGATTTGGACCCGACCTCGGCGATCACGAGAAACCTGCGGGCCGCTACGGAGACGAGCCGCCGTTTCTCCGACAGCGGCATCGCGACCGCCCCGTTCGACACCTCGACGCAGGGGAACCCCATCTCCACCGCCCACGCGAGACACTGCTCGGCAACGCCAGCGGCCCAGGCGGCCTCGAGCAAGGTTCCTCCGACGCAGGCCCGAACACCCGCGCTCTGCAGAATCGCGACCTTCTCGCCGACGTCTGGCTCAAGGTAGGCGGTCCCCCAGCCCAACTTCCAGATGTCGATCAGGGGCCCCGCCCGGTCGACCAGCACGCGCACGTCCGGAGGGGCCATCCCCTTGTCGAGGACGTGGGTGAGCCCAACCGAACGCGGCTTGGCGGTCCGGTCTGGAACGGGGAGGAAGTCGGGTCGCATCGCGTTCTCTATTGTAAAGGCGCATGGATAGTAGTGAAACCGAGGGCGGTTCGGGCGCTGAGCGCCTCGACAGGCGCGACGAACTCCTCCGCAATGCAACAGTTGCCCGCCCGCGTTCGGAGGCCGAGCGGCCGGTGGCCAGGCAGTCGGCGATCACGCCACACGGGCGCCGCTGCTCCAGCTCGTCCGGGGCACCCTCAAAGATCCAGACGCCATGTTCGTCAACATGCACTGACCGCGCCTGCATAGAACTCCCCATACCCCTTGGCCCGCTGCTGGGAGCTTCTCCCGAAGCCACACCGCCGACGGTCCATTAGCGTCGGTCGTGCCGATAACGAGCAGGAGGGCGATGTTGAACAGGCAGCACGATGTGGAGAAGCACGACCGGCGTCCCGCGGCGGTGCAGCGCGCGTGGCGCCGACGCCCTGCTAGCGGCCAGACGGATCGGTGGCGACACCGCCGCCCCGCTCAAGGCCGAGGCGCGCCGACGTATCGGGGGTCGGCCAGTTCTTCGGGCACATCGCCTACGCCAGCCTGGCGGCGAGGCTGAGCAGCAGAATGGCGAGCGGAGAGAATCGTGAACAGGCAGTCCAGCACCGTGCGCAGAGCCAGGACGAACGAACTGCAACAACTCGCCGCACTCTTGGCAGCGGCCTTCTGCGACGACCCTGTATGGGGCCCCTACTTCTTCCCGGATCAGCGCCGCCGCCCGGAGGGGCTCACCCGGTTCTTTGCGGGGGAGCTGCGGCAGTTCATGCCCCACCAGCAGGTCTGGACGATCGAGGATCTGGCCGGGGTGACGGTGTGGGCGCCACCTGGACACTGGCAGGTGCCGCCACCCGAGTTGCTGCGCCGGGCACCATCGATCGCAAAGGCATTCGGCCGTGGACTGCCACGCGTGCTTCGGGCCACGGCCATGGTCGAGAAGCAGCATCCCGGCGCCCCCCACTACTACCTGCCGTACATCGGCGTTGCGCCCGCCCGGCAGGGCAACGGTCTTGGCACCGCGCTGCTGCGGCCGGTGCTCGACCGCTGCGACACCGAAGGCGCGCCGGCGTATCTGGAGGCGACCAACCAGCGCAACCTGCCGCTCTACCGCCGCCAGGGGTTCGAGGTGCGAGAGGAGCTTGACCTGCCGAACGGGCCTCGCCTGTGGACGATGTGGCGAGAGCCCGGCGGCGGATAGCGGGCCCGTCGGTGGGGATGGCAGCTGGGAAGTCAGCCAGGCGCCAATGGCAGGTCGAGGGGCGACCGTCGCTGGCCCAAGAGGGTCTTCAGCGTGCGTTGCCGATCCTTGTGCCGGCAAGCGCCCACGACAGGAGGAGGCAGGTGGCCAGCATGCTGCAGTTCGACGCTGAGGCCTCGCGCAGGGTCGAGGCGACCTATATGACCCCGGATGTCGTCGAGCAGCGCCAGGCGGTGCTGGGGGCGCTGGGGCTGGGTCCAGGCGAGCGCGTCATCGACATCGGCACCGGTCCCGGGCTGCTGGCGGCCGAGATCGCGGCCGCGGTCGGCCCCGACGGGCTGGTCTGCGGGATCGACATCAGCGACAGCATGCTCGCGCTGGCCCGGGCCCGGACCACCCAGCCCAACAGCGCCCCAATCGAGCTCCGCCAGGCCGGCGCGGACCGGCTGCCCTATGCCCAGGCGAGCTTCGACGTCGCCGTGGCCACCCAGGTGCTGGAGTACGTCAAGGACGGGCCGGGCGCGCTGGCCGAGATCGCCCGGGTGCTGCGCCCCGGCGGCCGGGTGCTGGTGCTGGACACCGACTGGGACTCGATCGTCTGGCACTCCAGCGACGAGGAGCGCATGGCCCGGATGCTGGCTGCCTGGGAGCAGCACCTGGTCGACCCGCATCTGCCCCGCAGGTTACGGGGATGGCTGGAGCGCGCCGGCTTGCAGGTGGCGCCACCCCAGGTCGTGCCGCTCTGCAACGTCGGCTTCGACCCAGCCACCTACAGCGCGGGGCTGCTGGACCTCGTGGCCGGCTTCGTCGTCGGCCGCGACGGGCTGACCGCCGAGGAGGTCCAGGCGTGGGCGGCCGACCTGCGGTCGCTGGGCACCGACGCCTTCTTCAGCCTCAACCGCTACCTGTTCTGCGCGACCAAGGCGGGCTGAGCGGCGGTCGGCTGGATCGTGGCCAGGAACACCTCGACCGCCTGGAGGACCGCGGCCGGCCGGAAATGACGGGAGAGCAAGCAAAGCAATCGCTGTAGGTGTGCCGTTCTTGCTGCTCAAGTCCAGTGTGTCGTCCGGCTGATACCGTGCCTGCCCAGCGGAGTGGCGCGTGGTGGAATGACCAGCAGGACGACCGCCGGCGCTCCTTCGGCCACGACCGGCACCCCCGCCATCGGAGGAGCTCATGGAACGAGTCACCGGTATCGGCGGCATGTTCTTTCGCGCCCGTGATCCCGACGCGCTCGCCCGCTGGTACGCCGAGCACCTGGGGATCGACAACCAGCTGAAGGGTGGTGACACGCTCTGGTGGCAGGAGCGT from Actinomycetota bacterium includes these protein-coding regions:
- a CDS encoding GNAT family N-acetyltransferase; its protein translation is MNRQSSTVRRARTNELQQLAALLAAAFCDDPVWGPYFFPDQRRRPEGLTRFFAGELRQFMPHQQVWTIEDLAGVTVWAPPGHWQVPPPELLRRAPSIAKAFGRGLPRVLRATAMVEKQHPGAPHYYLPYIGVAPARQGNGLGTALLRPVLDRCDTEGAPAYLEATNQRNLPLYRRQGFEVREELDLPNGPRLWTMWREPGGG
- a CDS encoding methyltransferase domain-containing protein, encoding MLQFDAEASRRVEATYMTPDVVEQRQAVLGALGLGPGERVIDIGTGPGLLAAEIAAAVGPDGLVCGIDISDSMLALARARTTQPNSAPIELRQAGADRLPYAQASFDVAVATQVLEYVKDGPGALAEIARVLRPGGRVLVLDTDWDSIVWHSSDEERMARMLAAWEQHLVDPHLPRRLRGWLERAGLQVAPPQVVPLCNVGFDPATYSAGLLDLVAGFVVGRDGLTAEEVQAWAADLRSLGTDAFFSLNRYLFCATKAG
- a CDS encoding phosphosulfolactate synthase, with translation MRPDFLPVPDRTAKPRSVGLTHVLDKGMAPPDVRVLVDRAGPLIDIWKLGWGTAYLEPDVGEKVAILQSAGVRACVGGTLLEAAWAAGVAEQCLAWAVEMGFPCVEVSNGAVAMPLSEKRRLVSVAARRFLVIAEVGSKSPTAEVSGKAWAEEMCGDLDAGATWALAEGRESGTVGLYEDDGRIRTEVVEFVAEAVGLSRVVFEAPRKEQQAWLIRRFGANVNLGNVTHNEVFAVEALRLGLRADTIAMAAPGSVKDATADA